One window from the genome of Metabacillus flavus encodes:
- a CDS encoding ABC transporter permease subunit, with amino-acid sequence MMNLVKNEWIKIFAKKSSWIYFILLAVFLIIMTVATAYIDQEKTESNWRPGVEQEIADLNQQQKDPKLDAGEKEDLAQQAAEKQFYLDKNVNPALKSNWQYANADGVALFSTVALFCVIIASTSVASEFSDGTIKQLLIRPHRRWKILLSKYISVVAYSFLLLLFLAAANVIAGTFLYGAGDFGAKIAETPMTFSGGEPVIAAVGNMYIEKILLFIPNLIMVVTISFMLSTLFKSQSMAVGFGIFVLFMNSALNIGVQLLIGLKQEWAKLLLFPHLELMQFSAAEEILPGVTLMFSLAVLLVYYIIFMAITFFFFQRKDVSI; translated from the coding sequence ATGATGAATTTAGTAAAAAATGAATGGATTAAGATCTTTGCAAAGAAATCATCTTGGATTTATTTTATTCTGCTGGCTGTATTTCTCATTATCATGACTGTCGCAACAGCCTATATCGATCAAGAGAAAACAGAATCGAACTGGCGTCCCGGTGTTGAGCAGGAGATCGCTGATTTAAATCAGCAGCAAAAGGATCCAAAGCTTGATGCTGGTGAGAAAGAAGATCTCGCCCAGCAAGCGGCTGAAAAACAGTTCTACTTGGATAAGAACGTGAACCCTGCTTTAAAAAGCAACTGGCAATATGCAAATGCTGACGGGGTTGCTCTCTTCTCAACCGTCGCCTTATTCTGTGTCATCATCGCGAGTACGAGTGTAGCTTCAGAGTTTTCGGATGGGACCATTAAGCAGCTCCTGATCCGCCCGCATCGCAGGTGGAAAATTCTTTTGTCCAAATACATTTCGGTCGTCGCGTACTCTTTTCTGCTTCTGCTATTCCTAGCGGCAGCAAACGTTATTGCGGGAACCTTCCTATACGGGGCAGGAGATTTCGGTGCAAAAATTGCTGAAACCCCCATGACCTTCAGCGGCGGAGAACCTGTAATTGCAGCCGTGGGAAATATGTATATCGAAAAGATTCTGCTATTCATTCCAAATCTGATTATGGTGGTTACGATTTCCTTTATGCTGTCCACTCTCTTCAAGAGCCAATCCATGGCAGTGGGCTTTGGAATTTTCGTTCTTTTCATGAACAGTGCATTAAACATAGGTGTTCAGCTCCTGATCGGCTTAAAACAGGAATGGGCTAAGCTGCTGCTGTTCCCTCATCTTGAGCTGATGCAATTCTCAGCGGCGGAGGAAATCCTCCCAGGTGTGACGCTTATGTTTTCATTGGCGGTGCTTCTCGTTTACTATATTATTTTTATGGCCATCACCTTCTTCTTCTTTCAAAGGAAGGATGTTAGTATTTAA
- a CDS encoding ABC transporter ATP-binding protein — protein sequence MSYVLEVQGLKKKIGKRYIVNDVNFRVEEGEIFGLLGPNGAGKTTIIRMITGLINRTDGNVLIRGKSVDTSFKESMKELGAIVENPEFYKFMSGYANLKHYARMALEPISEERIKEVIQLVMLDGAIHQKVRTYSLGMRQRLGVAQALLHNPSLLILDEPTNGLDPQGMKELRDYLKTLAQSGTSVLVSSHILGEMQLMCDRFAIIEKGVLTHVSSMEDTNLAAAEEMREVLLTVSSAAEAAALPGLSSLSENLAITGDGTLKFSAKYESLPLIIKELTENGILVYEMTPVKKSLEDRFLELTREKEEALS from the coding sequence TTGTCATATGTACTGGAAGTCCAAGGATTGAAAAAGAAAATCGGCAAGCGATACATAGTGAATGATGTGAACTTCAGAGTGGAAGAGGGAGAAATATTCGGTCTGCTCGGGCCGAACGGCGCAGGAAAAACAACAATCATCCGAATGATTACCGGTCTGATTAACCGGACAGACGGGAACGTGCTAATCAGAGGCAAGAGTGTAGATACGAGCTTTAAGGAATCCATGAAGGAGCTGGGGGCGATTGTAGAAAATCCCGAATTCTATAAGTTTATGTCCGGGTACGCCAACTTAAAGCACTACGCAAGAATGGCTTTGGAGCCTATTTCAGAAGAAAGAATAAAAGAAGTGATCCAGCTGGTAATGCTTGATGGTGCCATTCATCAAAAAGTGAGAACCTATTCACTGGGAATGAGGCAGCGGCTTGGAGTTGCCCAGGCTCTTTTGCACAATCCTTCCTTGCTGATTTTGGATGAACCGACAAATGGATTGGATCCGCAAGGCATGAAAGAACTAAGAGACTATTTAAAAACGCTGGCCCAGAGCGGGACATCGGTTCTCGTATCCTCGCATATCTTAGGGGAAATGCAGCTGATGTGCGATCGTTTTGCCATCATTGAAAAGGGTGTTCTGACACATGTGTCATCCATGGAAGACACGAATCTTGCCGCAGCAGAAGAAATGAGGGAAGTGCTGCTTACCGTCAGCTCAGCGGCAGAAGCAGCAGCCCTGCCCGGATTAAGCTCCCTTTCTGAAAACTTAGCGATTACCGGTGATGGAACGCTAAAATTTTCAGCAAAATACGAGTCTCTTCCATTAATCATTAAAGAATTAACGGAGAACGGAATTCTCGTTTATGAGATGACTCCTGTCAAAAAATCATTGGAAGACCGTTTCCTTGAGCTGACAAGAGAAAAGGAGGAGGCCCTCTCATGA
- a CDS encoding deoxynucleoside kinase, whose amino-acid sequence MNLRDQYQIPKDAVITIAGTVGVGKSTMTNALAEALNFRTSFEKVDTNPYLDKFYADFERWSFHLQIYFLAERFKEQKRIFEYGGGFVQDRSIYEDTGIFAKMHYEKGTMTEVDYETYTNLFEAMVMTPYFPHPDLLIYLEGSLEDILGRIEKRGRPMEQQTPISYWEEMHARYENWINSFNTCPVMRLNISDYDIMANGGSVEPILEKISYFMKQSRKLKR is encoded by the coding sequence ATGAATCTACGTGATCAGTACCAAATACCAAAGGATGCGGTTATAACGATAGCCGGAACGGTTGGAGTCGGAAAATCAACAATGACGAACGCCCTTGCCGAAGCTTTGAATTTCCGCACATCCTTTGAAAAAGTTGATACCAATCCTTACCTTGATAAATTTTACGCAGACTTTGAGCGATGGAGCTTTCACCTGCAAATTTACTTCCTTGCCGAGCGTTTCAAAGAACAAAAGAGAATCTTTGAATACGGCGGCGGATTTGTTCAGGATCGTTCCATTTATGAAGACACAGGCATTTTTGCCAAAATGCATTATGAAAAAGGAACAATGACTGAAGTCGATTACGAAACCTACACGAATCTCTTCGAAGCCATGGTCATGACTCCTTATTTCCCTCACCCGGATCTTCTCATCTACCTGGAAGGAAGCCTTGAGGATATTTTAGGAAGAATCGAAAAGCGCGGAAGACCTATGGAACAGCAAACTCCCATTTCCTATTGGGAGGAAATGCATGCGCGCTATGAAAACTGGATTAACAGCTTCAATACATGTCCTGTTATGCGCTTAAATATCAGCGATTATGACATTATGGCTAACGGAGGTTCCGTTGAGCCTATTTTAGAGAAGATCAGCTACTTTATGAAGCAATCCCGCAAGCTAAAAAGATAA
- a CDS encoding deoxynucleoside kinase, whose amino-acid sequence MKGVPFITVEGPIGVGKTSLAKAISDHYRYQLLKEIVDENPFLGKFYENIDEWSFQTEMFFLCNRYKQLEEINSDYLQRAQAVVADYHIYKNLIFAKRTLKDEQYKKYIQIYDILTSDMPKPNIILYLSASLDTLLERISLRGRDIEKNIDPSYLEQLSADYETAMSQWEQINPEIPILRFNGDELDFVHRPEDLTYILKRLDDYLLKGVSHS is encoded by the coding sequence ATGAAAGGAGTACCCTTCATTACCGTTGAAGGTCCTATTGGCGTGGGCAAAACCTCTCTCGCCAAAGCGATTTCGGACCATTATCGCTATCAGCTTTTGAAAGAAATTGTGGATGAAAATCCATTTTTGGGGAAGTTTTATGAAAACATTGACGAGTGGAGTTTCCAGACAGAGATGTTTTTCCTATGCAACCGGTATAAACAGCTGGAGGAAATCAATTCTGATTACCTCCAGCGGGCCCAGGCGGTTGTAGCAGATTATCATATATACAAAAATCTGATCTTCGCTAAACGCACACTGAAGGACGAGCAGTATAAGAAATACATTCAAATTTATGATATTTTGACAAGCGACATGCCTAAACCGAATATCATTCTGTATTTGAGTGCGAGCCTTGATACTCTTCTTGAAAGAATTTCTTTGCGCGGAAGAGATATTGAAAAGAACATTGACCCAAGCTACCTGGAGCAGCTCTCAGCCGACTATGAGACTGCGATGTCTCAATGGGAACAAATTAATCCCGAGATTCCAATCCTCCGTTTTAATGGGGACGAGCTTGATTTTGTCCACCGTCCTGAGGATTTAACGTATATCCTTAAACGCCTCGATGATTATTTGCTAAAAGGAGTAAGCCATTCATGA